One Acidobacteriota bacterium genomic window, CTATGATGGTTGACCGGAAAAGGCGTCCTCCCTGTGGGGACCCCGGTACAAGGAGAACCGATGACTCTGATAGATGCCCCCAAGGGCAAAACTCTGAAAATCGTCAATATCGACGGCGGGGACGGCGTCCGCCGCAAACTCATGGCGCTCGGCTTCCACAAGGATGATCTCGTCGAGCTGAATTCCCAGGCCATCCTGCGCGGTCCCGTCATCGTCAGGAATCTGACCTCGGACGCCCGTGTCGCTCTCGGCCGGGGAGTGGCTCAGAAGATCCTGGTGGCGATCGCCGATGAGCCGGCCTGACATTCCCGTCGCTGTTTTTGTCGGCCAGCCGAACTCCGGCAAAAGCACGCTTTTCAACGCTCTGGCCGGACATAAGGCGGAAACTTCCAAT contains:
- a CDS encoding FeoA family protein, which encodes MTLIDAPKGKTLKIVNIDGGDGVRRKLMALGFHKDDLVELNSQAILRGPVIVRNLTSDARVALGRGVAQKILVAIADEPA